The following coding sequences lie in one Pseudorasbora parva isolate DD20220531a chromosome 18, ASM2467924v1, whole genome shotgun sequence genomic window:
- the LOC137046491 gene encoding gastrula zinc finger protein XlCGF57.1-like, whose protein sequence is MEIEEEPCRIKDEETEEQIDLNEDKQDQFQKPNHFTNEDGNAGKSGVIVSFICSECGESYMHKKTFIVHMRIHTREKMLTCTECGKSFIHKGHLNVHMRSHTGEKPFTCSQCGKSFTQRKNLNMHVRIHTGEKPFTCFECGKSFIQKEHFNNHMRIHSGEKPFTCSQCGKSFTHKSSLNDHLRSHSGVRSFSCDQCEKTFVFESNLRRHLIIHADVKPHMCSDCGKTFTTLDILKIHQRTHTGEKPYKCSHCGKSFARSESLKVHERVHTGEKPHQCSSCGKSFAQLNSLKVHESIHTGVRPYMCFDCGKTFSTSGDLKTHQRIHTGEKPYKCSHCGKSFSQAGNLKKHEKVHTAEKPYTC, encoded by the exons ATGGAGATTGAGGAAGAACCCTGCAGAATAAAAGATGAAGAGACAGAGGAACAAATAG aCCTGAATGAAGACAAACAAGATCAGTTTCAAAAACCCAATCATTTCACAAATGAAGATGGAAACGCTGGAAAATCTGGAGTCATAGTCTCTTTCATCTGCTCTGAGTGTGGAGAGAGttatatgcacaaaaaaaccTTTATTGTGCACATGAGGATTCACACTAGGGAAAAAATGTTAACATGCActgagtgtggaaagagtttcataCATAAAGGACACTTAAATGTGCACATGAGAtctcacactggagaaaaaccgtTCACCTGCTCTcaatgtggaaagagtttcacccagagaaaaaacttaaatatgCACGTtcgaattcacactggagaaaaaccgtTCACATGCTttgagtgtggaaagagtttcattcAGAAAGAACACTTTAATAATCACATGAGGATTCACTCTGGAGAAAAACCGTTCACCtgctctcagtgtggaaagagtttcactcacaAAAGCTCTCTCAATGATCATCTGCGCAGTCACTCTGGAGTGAGATCATTCAGCTGTGATCAGTGTgagaaaacatttgtttttgaatCAAACTTAAGAAGACACCTTATAATTCATGCTGATGTGAAGCCTCATATGTGCTCAGACTGTGGGAAGACCTTTACTACATTGGACATCTTAAAAATACACCAGAGaactcacactggagagaaaccgtacAAGTGCTCAcactgtggaaagagttttgcTCGTTCAGAATCCTTGAAAGTTCACgagagagttcacactggagagaaaccgcaCCAGTGCTCTTCGTGTGGGAAGAGTTTTGCACAACTGAACTCTTTAAAAGTGCATGAGAGTATTCATACTGGTGTGAGACCTTATATGTGCTTTGACTGTGGGAAGACCTTCAGTACATCTGGCGACTTAAAAACACAccagagaattcacactggagagaaaccgtacAAGTGCTCACACTGTGGAAAGAGCTTCTCTCAGGCGGGAAACCTGAAAAAGCATGAGAAAGTTCACACTGCAGAGAAGCCGTACACGTGCTGA
- the LOC137046506 gene encoding zinc finger protein 771-like: protein MEFKEEPCRIKDEETEEQINLIEVNEEKQHHFIHEDGKLTFKNEDEHLFQPPNFKTEDGDLVVPKTEENFSEEQAGQSGVKGSFSCSECGKNYVHKSDLMKHMTIHTGKNLFICCRCGKSYTQKSALKDHLRRHIGVRSFRCDLCDKAFVVESYLRRHLKVHAGVKPHFCSFCGKNFSKLYSLKEHERIHTGVKPYMCLHCGYSFTSTSQLKKHKRIHTGERPYECSHCGKRFARSGTLKGHERIHTGEKPYQCSLCERRFTQLSHLRTHEKKHCPKLSK from the coding sequence ACCTGATTGAAGTGAATGAAGAGAAACAGCATCATTTCATACATGAAGATGGAAAActgacatttaaaaatgaagaCGAACATCTGTTTCAACCACCTAATTTCAAAACTGAAGATGGAGACCTAGTCGTTCCAAAGACTGAAGAGAATTTCTCAGAAGAGCAAGCTGGACAATCTGGAGTCAAAGGATCTTTCAGCTGCTCTGAGTGTGGAAAGAATTATGTGCATAAATCAGACCTTATGAAACACATGACGATTCACACTGGAAAAAATCTGTTCATATGCTGTCGATGTGGAAAGAGTTACACTCAAAAAAGCGCTCTAAAAGATCATCTGCGCCGTCACATAGGAGTGAGATCATTCCGCTGTGATCTGTGTGATAAAGCATTTGTTGTCGAGTCATACTTAAGAAGACACCTTAAAGTTCATGCTGGTGTGAAGCCTCACTTTTGTTCTTTTTGTGGAAAGAATTTTTCAAAACTGTACTCTTTAAAAGAGCATGAGCGTATTCATACTGGGGTTAAACCTTATATGTGCTTACACTGTGGGTATAGCTTTACGTCAACCTCacagttaaaaaaacacaaGAGAATTCATACCGGAGAGAGACCATACGAGTGCTCACACTGTGGAAAGCGTTTTGCACGTTCAGGAACCTTGAAAGGTCATgagagaattcacactggagagaagccgtaccAGTGCTCTTTATGTGAGAGGAGGTTCACCCAATTATCTCATCTTCGGACTCATGAGAAAAAGCATTGCCCAAAGCTGTCTAAGTGA